Proteins encoded by one window of Bacillus sp. DTU_2020_1000418_1_SI_GHA_SEK_038:
- a CDS encoding MraY family glycosyltransferase translates to MDIKFIAAFLAAIVTSLLITPLVIKLAIKIGAIDKPNKRKVHSKIMPRLGGLAIFGGVVAGYFVGGLYNEKITGITVGAIIIVITGILDDKYELSAKYKLLGQLLAAGAVVGSGLNIDHLTIPFVGTYDLGLWTYPITVFWIVAITNAINLIDGLDGLSAGISAIVIGTIAFMAGVAGKPMILMLSLILLGSTLGFLFHNFHPAKIFMGDTGALFLGYSISVLSLLGLYKSVTLFSFIVPIMILGVPIFDTTYAIIRRIVNKKPISAPDKSHLHHRLLALGLSHRKTVLCIYGFGIVFSVSAILFSTATLWVSIFLIFGLLLIFELLAEAIGLVHEKYKPVIKMYRKVTGRQ, encoded by the coding sequence TTGGATATTAAATTTATCGCTGCCTTTCTAGCGGCTATAGTTACGTCCTTACTTATAACACCCCTTGTCATAAAGTTAGCCATTAAGATTGGCGCAATAGACAAACCGAACAAAAGAAAAGTGCATTCAAAAATCATGCCTAGACTTGGCGGTTTGGCCATATTTGGCGGGGTTGTTGCAGGCTATTTTGTCGGTGGACTTTACAATGAAAAAATTACCGGAATTACAGTTGGTGCCATTATTATTGTAATTACCGGCATTCTTGACGATAAATATGAATTATCAGCAAAGTATAAACTTCTTGGCCAGCTGCTTGCTGCCGGTGCAGTCGTGGGAAGCGGGTTAAATATTGACCATTTAACGATCCCGTTTGTCGGCACGTATGATCTTGGGCTGTGGACCTATCCAATTACGGTCTTTTGGATCGTGGCCATCACAAATGCGATCAATTTAATTGATGGGCTTGACGGTCTTTCTGCCGGAATTTCAGCCATTGTTATTGGAACGATTGCTTTTATGGCTGGAGTTGCAGGTAAACCGATGATCTTAATGTTATCGCTTATCTTATTAGGCAGTACGCTAGGCTTTTTGTTCCATAATTTTCATCCAGCAAAGATCTTCATGGGAGATACAGGAGCCTTATTCTTGGGCTATTCAATTTCCGTTCTTTCTTTACTGGGGCTATACAAAAGTGTAACGTTGTTTAGCTTTATTGTTCCGATCATGATATTAGGTGTTCCTATTTTCGATACAACTTATGCAATCATTAGAAGGATTGTAAATAAAAAGCCAATTTCGGCTCCAGACAAATCTCATTTACACCATCGTCTGCTTGCATTAGGGCTATCCCATAGAAAAACTGTATTATGTATTTACGGATTTGGAATTGTTTTTAGCGTAAGTGCCATACTATTCTCAACAGCAACACTTTGGGTAAGTATTTTTCTTATCTTCGGCCTGCTGCTAATTTTTGAACTGCTGGCTGAAGCGATTGGATTAGTCCATGAAAAGTATAAGCCTGTTATTAAAATGTATCGTAAGGTTACTGGACGACAATAG
- a CDS encoding nucleotide sugar dehydrogenase, whose amino-acid sequence MDVYSSLLNKIEKKDAVIGVVGLGYVGLPLAVEKAKAGYKVIGFDVQAARVEQVNLGINYIGDVVDQDLADMIKNGHLEATTDYARIQEVDAVAICVPTPLDIYQQPDTSYVKSSSKEIAKYAHEGMLVVLESTTYPGTTEEIVKPALEEKGFKVGETVFVAYSPERVDPGNKQFKTKNTPKVVGGITENCTKVAAALYRNVLEGDVHEVSSPAVAEMEKIFENTFRHINIALANEMAILCDKMGIDVWEVIDAAKTKPYGFMAFYPGPGLGGHCIPIDPFYLTWKAREYNYHTKLIELAGEINNSMPEYVITRSMQVLNEDGKALRGAKIAVLGVAYKKDIDDVRESPVLKIVELLEHHGADYTVVDPYVKSFRSCDQQVETVELSKELLNEADLVLVTTDHTDFDYNMIAQESKVIFDTRNALKGIEKPNKYIKL is encoded by the coding sequence ATGGACGTATACTCATCATTATTAAATAAAATTGAAAAAAAAGATGCTGTCATTGGGGTAGTCGGACTAGGTTATGTTGGTCTGCCACTAGCAGTTGAAAAAGCAAAAGCCGGCTATAAAGTAATCGGCTTTGATGTACAGGCAGCACGTGTTGAGCAAGTAAATTTGGGAATTAACTATATTGGTGACGTTGTTGATCAGGACTTAGCAGATATGATCAAAAATGGTCACTTAGAAGCCACTACGGACTACGCTCGAATTCAAGAGGTTGATGCTGTAGCTATTTGCGTGCCTACACCGCTTGATATTTATCAGCAGCCGGATACTTCCTATGTGAAAAGCTCGTCCAAAGAGATTGCGAAGTATGCACATGAAGGCATGCTTGTTGTCTTAGAGTCCACGACTTACCCAGGAACAACTGAGGAAATTGTAAAGCCAGCCCTTGAAGAAAAAGGCTTTAAAGTTGGAGAAACCGTGTTTGTTGCGTATTCACCAGAGCGTGTTGACCCAGGTAACAAGCAATTTAAAACAAAGAATACACCAAAGGTTGTTGGCGGGATTACCGAAAATTGTACGAAAGTGGCAGCTGCCCTTTACCGTAATGTGCTTGAAGGGGATGTACACGAAGTATCTTCTCCTGCTGTTGCTGAAATGGAAAAAATCTTTGAAAACACTTTCCGTCACATTAACATCGCCTTAGCAAATGAAATGGCAATTTTATGCGATAAAATGGGTATCGATGTATGGGAAGTAATTGATGCAGCAAAAACAAAGCCTTACGGATTCATGGCATTCTACCCAGGTCCTGGTTTAGGCGGTCACTGTATCCCAATCGACCCGTTCTATTTAACATGGAAAGCGCGCGAATATAATTACCATACAAAATTAATTGAGCTTGCTGGCGAAATTAATAACAGCATGCCAGAATACGTTATTACACGTTCTATGCAAGTTCTAAATGAAGACGGCAAAGCCCTTCGCGGCGCGAAAATCGCTGTTCTTGGCGTAGCTTACAAAAAGGACATTGACGATGTTCGTGAATCGCCAGTTCTTAAAATTGTTGAGCTTTTAGAGCATCACGGCGCTGATTATACTGTGGTGGATCCATATGTAAAATCATTCAGATCATGTGATCAGCAAGTTGAAACAGTTGAGCTGTCAAAAGAGCTATTAAACGAGGCAGACCTCGTATTAGTAACGACCGATCACACAGACTTCGATTACAACATGATTGCACAAGAGAGCAAAGTCATTTTTGATACGCGTAATGCATTAAAAGGTATTGAAAAACCGAATAAATATATTAAATTGTAA
- a CDS encoding DegT/DnrJ/EryC1/StrS family aminotransferase, translating to MNIPMLDLSEQYQELKEEMLTALDQVMSSSRFILGDNVKKLEADVAEFSNVSHGIGCANGSDAIHIALQAAGIKSGDEVITTPFTFFATGGSIVRAGATPVYVDIDPITFNIDPAKVEQAITEKTKAIIPVHLYGQMADMEALRKIADKHNLAIIEDAAQAIGAKQNGKTVGELGTAATYSFFPTKNLGAYGDAGMIVTNDDQVAENCRVIRVHGSKPKYYHHVLGYNSRLDELQAAVLNVKFPHLNKWSELRREKAAVYTQLLNEQLGELVKTPIVKEGNYHVFHQYTIRVEKRDELQAFLKEQGVQTMIYYPLPLHVQPVFKDLGYKEGDLPESEKAAKEALSLPMFPELKQEQQEYVVAKIKEFYNK from the coding sequence ATGAACATTCCAATGTTAGATTTAAGTGAACAATATCAAGAATTAAAAGAAGAAATGTTAACAGCTTTAGATCAGGTTATGAGTTCTTCCCGATTTATTTTGGGTGATAATGTTAAAAAACTTGAGGCTGATGTAGCTGAATTTAGTAATGTCAGTCATGGCATTGGCTGTGCAAATGGCAGTGATGCAATACATATTGCACTTCAGGCAGCTGGCATTAAGTCTGGGGATGAAGTGATCACCACTCCATTCACATTCTTTGCTACTGGCGGTTCTATTGTTCGTGCAGGTGCGACACCTGTATACGTAGATATTGACCCGATTACTTTTAATATCGATCCTGCCAAAGTGGAGCAGGCCATTACAGAAAAGACAAAAGCGATTATTCCTGTTCATTTATATGGACAAATGGCAGATATGGAAGCACTTCGCAAAATTGCGGACAAGCATAATCTGGCCATTATCGAAGATGCGGCCCAAGCAATTGGCGCAAAACAAAATGGAAAAACGGTCGGTGAATTAGGAACGGCTGCTACATACAGCTTCTTCCCGACAAAAAACCTTGGTGCTTACGGAGATGCTGGAATGATCGTGACTAATGACGATCAAGTAGCTGAGAACTGCCGTGTGATCCGTGTACACGGAAGTAAACCAAAATACTACCATCATGTATTAGGCTATAATAGCCGTCTGGATGAGCTTCAAGCGGCTGTCCTAAATGTGAAATTCCCTCATTTAAATAAATGGAGTGAGCTTAGAAGGGAAAAAGCTGCTGTCTATACACAGCTTCTTAATGAGCAATTAGGTGAACTAGTTAAAACTCCAATTGTAAAAGAAGGAAATTATCATGTCTTCCATCAGTATACGATCCGTGTAGAAAAACGTGATGAGCTTCAAGCGTTTTTAAAAGAACAAGGCGTACAAACGATGATTTACTACCCGCTTCCGCTTCATGTTCAGCCTGTATTTAAAGATTTAGGCTATAAAGAAGGGGACCTTCCTGAATCTGAAAAGGCTGCAAAAGAAGCATTATCGCTTCCAATGTTCCCAGAACTAAAACAGGAGCAGCAGGAATATGTTGTAGCTAAAATCAAGGAGTTTTACAACAAATAA
- a CDS encoding lipopolysaccharide biosynthesis protein: MFAQIKRLGADSLLYAFMNVGTKLIAFIMLPIYTSFLPDPAEYGVLDYLDRITSMLTFLVIFGTDSALAFYYFESKDKKKKLDYVRSVMTFRLLIVLIISIVFLIGGQWLAQLLLDDANLYYLLYIAIGVMALDTVIALILTVLRYDFFTKKVVTFTILKMLLIAVFSYGFLAYVSPTIDGILYGRLISVAIVAVLLIKPLLKFIKFTFNKKLLKEILIYAAPLVPASLAFWVIVNANSLLLEKFTSFHEVGIYGSAVKFASLITLLTSGVQMAWRPFSMSLKDKKDSPVLFAKLYYGILLVGTIGVLMVATLMPWIIRMLSSNYHEAYQYVAILSAVTFLNFFYMIISVGIFFTKQTKIISYAFGMAAVVNIILNIVLIPSFSIWGSVAAYLISYIVAITYIFFKSQKLYHVPVSFGKMTFLFITSLLAVIAIVYIQESSIPDLNIIFAWLGFIVAILLSRVDKDLLKKRSRAI, from the coding sequence GTGTTCGCCCAAATTAAGCGTTTAGGAGCGGATTCGCTCCTTTACGCATTTATGAACGTTGGTACGAAGCTGATTGCCTTTATCATGCTTCCTATCTACACTTCCTTTCTTCCTGACCCTGCGGAATATGGGGTATTAGATTATTTGGATCGGATTACCTCGATGCTTACCTTCCTAGTCATCTTTGGCACCGATTCAGCTCTCGCTTTTTACTACTTCGAATCGAAGGATAAAAAGAAGAAGCTTGATTATGTCCGGTCTGTCATGACCTTTAGACTGCTGATTGTTCTTATTATCTCTATCGTCTTTCTTATCGGCGGTCAGTGGCTGGCTCAACTGCTATTAGATGATGCCAACCTCTATTATTTGCTCTACATTGCCATTGGGGTTATGGCTTTGGATACTGTCATCGCCTTAATCTTAACGGTTCTTCGATATGACTTTTTCACAAAAAAGGTTGTTACCTTTACGATATTGAAAATGCTTTTAATTGCAGTCTTTTCCTACGGATTTTTGGCTTATGTCAGCCCTACAATCGACGGCATTTTATATGGCCGGCTGATCAGTGTGGCCATCGTTGCCGTGTTGTTAATCAAGCCTTTATTGAAATTCATTAAATTTACTTTTAATAAAAAGCTATTAAAGGAAATATTAATCTATGCGGCACCGCTCGTTCCGGCATCTCTCGCATTCTGGGTGATCGTCAACGCGAATTCACTACTATTAGAAAAGTTTACTTCTTTTCATGAAGTAGGTATTTACGGGTCAGCGGTAAAGTTTGCTTCTTTAATAACGCTTCTTACGAGCGGGGTGCAAATGGCTTGGCGACCGTTTTCTATGTCCTTAAAGGACAAAAAGGACAGTCCCGTTTTATTTGCGAAGCTCTACTATGGTATCCTGTTAGTAGGAACCATTGGTGTTTTAATGGTTGCCACACTTATGCCGTGGATTATTCGCATGTTAAGCAGCAACTATCATGAGGCCTACCAGTATGTAGCGATTTTGTCGGCTGTTACTTTCTTGAATTTTTTCTATATGATTATTTCAGTTGGCATTTTCTTTACAAAACAAACGAAGATTATTTCGTATGCGTTTGGAATGGCAGCCGTTGTGAATATTATTTTAAACATCGTGTTAATCCCATCGTTTTCGATTTGGGGAAGCGTTGCGGCCTATTTGATTTCCTATATCGTGGCCATTACGTATATTTTCTTTAAAAGCCAAAAGCTATACCATGTGCCTGTTTCATTTGGCAAAATGACTTTTTTATTCATAACCTCTTTATTAGCTGTGATCGCGATTGTCTATATTCAAGAGAGCAGCATCCCTGATCTCAATATCATTTTTGCTTGGCTTGGATTTATCGTGGCCATCCTGTTATCGCGGGTGGACAAAGATTTATTGAAAAAAAGATCTAGGGCAATTTAA
- a CDS encoding acyltransferase: MNYIDPSAQVDPSVQVGHFSVIEKDVKIGKDVIIGNRVTIHEGTIIGDNTTIADGAVVGKPPKPAKTSTVKLSASIPALEIGEEVTIGANCVIYRGAKIGSSTLIADLASVRENVEIGNLVIVGRGVTVENYVKIGDRTKIQSNSYITAYTTLEEQVFIAPCVTTTNDNFMGRTEERFDKIKGAHVKKGARVGGASIILPGITLAEETFVAAGALVTKDTEPKTLIKGVPAKFTKMVDERELL, encoded by the coding sequence ATGAATTATATTGATCCTTCCGCTCAAGTAGATCCATCCGTTCAAGTTGGACATTTTTCGGTTATTGAAAAAGATGTGAAAATCGGTAAAGATGTCATCATCGGCAACCGTGTAACGATTCACGAAGGTACAATCATTGGCGACAACACGACTATTGCCGATGGAGCTGTTGTTGGGAAGCCGCCAAAGCCTGCAAAGACTAGTACGGTTAAGCTTTCTGCTTCCATCCCAGCACTTGAAATCGGGGAAGAAGTGACAATTGGGGCGAATTGCGTGATTTATCGCGGCGCTAAAATTGGTTCAAGCACGCTGATTGCGGACCTTGCAAGCGTGAGAGAAAATGTTGAAATCGGTAATCTTGTCATTGTGGGCAGAGGGGTAACCGTTGAGAATTACGTAAAAATCGGCGACCGGACAAAAATTCAATCTAATTCTTATATTACGGCTTACACGACTCTTGAAGAGCAAGTATTTATTGCTCCATGTGTAACAACAACAAATGATAATTTCATGGGCAGAACGGAAGAGCGCTTTGATAAGATTAAAGGTGCCCATGTGAAAAAAGGAGCTCGTGTTGGCGGAGCCTCCATTATCTTGCCTGGAATCACATTGGCGGAAGAAACATTTGTGGCTGCAGGTGCATTAGTAACGAAGGATACCGAGCCAAAGACATTAATAAAAGGGGTTCCTGCTAAATTCACCAAAATGGTAGACGAGCGGGAGCTGTTATAG
- the secA2 gene encoding accessory Sec system translocase SecA2: MLSLMKRVFNEDSAELKRLYKHVSSINELEEKVSKLSDDELKEATQYFKEKVASGVSIFNLKEEAFAIVREASKRVLNLRHYDVQLLGGLVLLDGGIAQMATGEGKTLVATLPSYLKALEGKGVHVITANEYLANRDFEQMGKVFNFLGLTVGLNISQISESEKKDAYNADITYGTGTEFGFDYLRDNMVTRLEDQVQRPLHYAIVDEIDSILIDEARTPLIIASKSDVATELFQITSEIVRDFEDSNHYEFYPETKQIVLADNGANVFEEAFGIENLYDAEHRELLHNIMQSLRAHVVMRKDVDYIVKKDEVMLVDQYTGRIMEGRTFSDGLHQAIEAKEGVTIKEENQTQASITVQNYFRMYTTLSGMTGSAIPAKQEFWETYNLRVVAIPTNKPNARQDEEPLVYNDYESKVKKIVEEVSKHNKLGRPVLIGTSSIEQSERLSSYLKKADIKHKILNAKTEEDEALIISQAGQKNKVMLSTNMAGRGTDILLGEGVRELGGLQIIGTELHESARIDMQLRGRAGRQGDPGSTQFIISIEDDIFHSYDKEEMDRWKKKMKFDENGLVLSPNPVKFVKKVQETVEGAHFSSRNHLLKLDDIVDEQRKIIYKKRNDLLTISNFNDLLKESLNNHLQKLIEKYCPDHMLEEDWPTESLYEELTLVFGTLPFPASELKGAEKQVIQGRVDELYKIQLELLDKLEANEDFQVQIKNMYLQTLDHSWIVHMELLFHMREDIGVRGYGQEDPYRLYAREAYEEFLHFISELDAQITKQAKLYIQHFLAQ, translated from the coding sequence ATGCTATCTTTAATGAAGCGAGTATTTAATGAAGATTCTGCCGAACTAAAACGTCTATATAAACATGTTTCAAGCATTAATGAGTTAGAGGAAAAGGTCTCAAAACTTAGTGATGACGAACTTAAAGAGGCTACCCAATATTTTAAAGAGAAAGTCGCATCAGGCGTATCGATTTTTAATTTAAAGGAAGAAGCCTTTGCGATTGTCCGTGAAGCATCCAAACGCGTTCTCAACCTTCGTCATTATGATGTGCAATTACTCGGGGGACTTGTCCTCTTAGATGGCGGCATTGCTCAAATGGCAACAGGTGAAGGTAAAACTCTTGTCGCCACACTTCCAAGCTACTTAAAAGCACTTGAAGGAAAAGGCGTTCATGTGATCACCGCCAATGAATACTTAGCAAATCGTGACTTTGAACAAATGGGAAAGGTTTTCAATTTTCTTGGACTGACAGTTGGGTTAAACATTTCCCAAATATCTGAATCTGAGAAGAAAGATGCCTATAATGCAGATATTACATACGGAACAGGCACAGAGTTCGGATTTGACTATTTACGGGACAACATGGTCACACGTCTTGAAGATCAGGTGCAGCGACCATTACATTATGCAATTGTCGATGAAATCGATAGTATTTTAATAGATGAGGCTAGAACGCCATTAATTATTGCTAGTAAATCTGATGTTGCTACTGAACTCTTCCAAATTACATCTGAGATTGTCAGAGACTTTGAAGATAGCAATCACTATGAATTTTACCCGGAAACGAAGCAAATCGTATTGGCTGATAATGGAGCGAATGTATTTGAAGAAGCTTTCGGAATAGAGAACCTATATGATGCTGAGCACCGTGAACTGCTCCATAACATTATGCAGTCATTAAGAGCACATGTGGTCATGCGCAAAGACGTGGATTATATCGTTAAAAAAGATGAAGTCATGCTTGTCGATCAGTATACAGGCAGAATTATGGAAGGCCGTACCTTCAGTGACGGACTTCATCAGGCAATTGAAGCTAAAGAAGGCGTAACAATTAAAGAGGAAAATCAAACACAAGCTTCGATTACCGTTCAAAATTACTTCAGAATGTACACGACCCTCTCCGGCATGACAGGTAGTGCAATTCCTGCGAAGCAAGAGTTCTGGGAAACGTATAACTTAAGGGTTGTTGCAATTCCAACGAATAAACCAAATGCTCGCCAGGATGAAGAACCATTAGTCTATAATGATTACGAATCTAAAGTGAAGAAGATTGTTGAAGAGGTAAGCAAGCATAATAAATTAGGCAGACCAGTCTTAATTGGTACATCATCAATTGAACAATCTGAGCGTTTATCTTCTTATTTAAAGAAAGCAGACATTAAGCATAAGATTTTGAATGCCAAAACCGAAGAAGATGAAGCCCTTATTATTTCTCAAGCTGGACAAAAGAATAAAGTGATGCTTTCCACCAATATGGCTGGACGCGGAACCGATATTCTTCTTGGCGAAGGTGTACGGGAGTTAGGCGGTCTTCAAATCATCGGAACGGAACTGCATGAAAGTGCTCGTATCGATATGCAGCTAAGAGGACGTGCAGGCCGACAAGGTGACCCCGGCTCCACTCAATTTATTATTTCAATAGAAGATGATATTTTCCATAGCTATGATAAAGAGGAAATGGATAGATGGAAGAAAAAAATGAAGTTCGATGAAAACGGATTAGTCCTGTCACCGAACCCTGTAAAATTCGTTAAGAAGGTGCAGGAAACGGTTGAAGGCGCCCATTTCTCATCCAGAAACCATTTATTGAAGCTCGATGATATTGTTGACGAACAAAGAAAAATTATTTACAAGAAGCGTAATGACTTATTAACAATTTCTAATTTCAATGACCTTTTAAAAGAATCGTTAAATAATCATTTACAGAAGCTCATTGAAAAATATTGTCCAGACCATATGTTAGAGGAAGACTGGCCAACTGAAAGTCTTTATGAAGAGCTAACACTCGTTTTCGGAACCCTTCCCTTCCCAGCTTCCGAATTAAAAGGAGCCGAAAAGCAAGTCATCCAAGGCAGAGTAGACGAGCTTTATAAAATTCAGCTAGAACTATTAGATAAACTAGAGGCAAACGAAGACTTCCAAGTTCAAATTAAGAATATGTACTTGCAGACTTTAGATCACTCTTGGATTGTCCATATGGAATTGCTGTTCCACATGAGAGAGGATATCGGCGTTCGCGGCTATGGACAGGAAGATCCTTACCGACTTTATGCTCGTGAGGCATACGAAGAATTCCTACACTTCATATCAGAATTGGATGCCCAAATTACTAAGCAGGCCAAATTGTATATTCAACATTTTTTAGCCCAGTAA
- a CDS encoding asparagine synthase C-terminal domain-containing protein, producing MFYEVRITNNRLIKEIPSPYGQAYFGGYVIYQGKYYHQDNIQEILEANFFEKHLQDLIGEFVFIQADPKVLTAIVDRKRSIPLFYYKEGSRWIVTDKIAHQQDQMLQKTAAKEFLLTGFTANEKTLYEGVYQIEAGSYIQIDEAGTVDNQEYYQFYHHPENKELEQFSEELQAVFHAVFNDLIKRLINKVPILPLSGGYDSRIIAILLKEYGIEHIASFTYGKRENKEAQVSRDIAQRLGLKWDFIEYKKDDWHRWYHSQEWKDYVDFAVNGSSMAHLQDWPAVREIVTKQDADYVFIPGHSGDFVAGSHLAYEITVDREFTADDVVQFNFNKHHKLWEMGQGLQSSATDVIAEMKRSFKDLPYQTNEQASALFEYWDWRERQAKFIINSIRVYEFYEKGWDIPLWDDRLMEFFKTVPVEYRFKKYLYDYTLNKMYPDYFPEPVKPVGKETSLKQKYGVFYHTAKKLYNKKKLYQQYYTEPMEWYGIYKTYPEYVMALSFKHNGHKYSQPYNINSFLAKDYIQSLKGEFK from the coding sequence TTGTTCTATGAAGTTAGAATTACCAATAACAGGCTCATAAAAGAAATTCCTTCTCCTTATGGCCAAGCCTATTTTGGCGGCTATGTGATTTATCAGGGAAAATATTATCATCAGGATAATATTCAAGAAATTCTAGAGGCGAATTTCTTTGAAAAACATCTACAAGATTTAATTGGGGAGTTTGTTTTTATTCAAGCTGATCCAAAGGTACTAACAGCGATTGTCGATCGGAAGCGCAGTATTCCTCTTTTCTACTATAAAGAAGGATCTCGCTGGATTGTGACAGATAAAATTGCGCATCAGCAAGATCAGATGCTCCAGAAGACCGCTGCAAAAGAGTTTCTTCTTACAGGGTTTACCGCGAATGAAAAAACGCTTTATGAAGGGGTATACCAAATTGAAGCCGGGTCTTATATTCAAATCGATGAAGCGGGAACAGTCGATAATCAGGAATACTACCAATTTTACCACCATCCAGAAAACAAGGAGCTCGAGCAATTCAGTGAAGAGCTTCAGGCGGTATTCCATGCGGTATTCAATGATTTAATCAAACGTTTGATTAATAAGGTTCCGATTTTGCCATTGAGCGGCGGATATGATTCGCGGATTATTGCCATTTTGCTGAAGGAATATGGGATTGAACATATAGCTTCCTTCACATATGGAAAAAGGGAAAATAAAGAAGCACAGGTAAGCCGTGATATCGCCCAGCGACTTGGGTTAAAGTGGGACTTTATTGAGTACAAAAAGGATGATTGGCATCGCTGGTACCATTCTCAGGAATGGAAGGACTATGTTGATTTTGCTGTGAATGGTTCGTCCATGGCCCATCTTCAGGATTGGCCGGCAGTAAGGGAGATCGTTACCAAACAGGATGCAGATTATGTTTTCATTCCAGGGCATTCTGGCGACTTTGTAGCAGGCAGCCACTTAGCCTATGAAATCACGGTGGATCGTGAATTTACGGCTGACGATGTTGTGCAGTTTAACTTTAATAAGCATCACAAGTTATGGGAAATGGGACAAGGGCTTCAATCATCTGCCACAGACGTTATAGCTGAGATGAAAAGGTCGTTTAAAGACCTCCCGTATCAAACAAATGAGCAGGCAAGTGCCCTCTTTGAATACTGGGATTGGCGAGAGCGGCAGGCAAAGTTCATTATTAACTCCATTCGTGTGTATGAGTTTTACGAAAAGGGATGGGATATTCCGTTATGGGATGACCGGTTAATGGAATTTTTCAAAACAGTCCCTGTTGAATATCGCTTCAAAAAGTACTTATATGATTACACATTGAACAAAATGTATCCGGATTATTTCCCTGAGCCTGTAAAGCCCGTTGGGAAGGAGACATCTTTAAAACAGAAATACGGTGTCTTCTATCATACGGCGAAAAAGCTCTATAACAAGAAAAAGCTTTACCAGCAATACTATACAGAGCCTATGGAATGGTATGGAATTTATAAGACTTATCCTGAGTACGTGATGGCACTGTCTTTCAAACATAATGGGCACAAATATTCACAGCCTTATAATATTAATTCATTTTTAGCAAAAGACTATATTCAAAGCTTGAAAGGTGAATTTAAATGA
- a CDS encoding Gfo/Idh/MocA family oxidoreductase, protein MINFAIVGMGHIANKHIEAIEKAENANLFAICDTNPARLDMDLPNVKKYTDLQKMLEENPEIHVVNICVPSGLHARLTKIVAENGRHIIVEKPMSLKLQDAEDMIQYANDHGVKLAVVHPNRFRPAIQKLREQMDAGAFGKLSHANATVRWNRNQAYYDQAEWRGTKEFDGGVLMNQAIHDLDLMLWLMGPVESVQAMAATRLRKIETEDVAAAVVQFKNGALGVIEAATTIYPKNLEESIAIFGETASVKISGRNANFIETWDIEGVSEEEADRIKNEIKADPFGKPGHQCIIEDMVVAVQENRNPIVTGEDGLAPVKLILAILESAETGKKVVL, encoded by the coding sequence ATGATTAATTTTGCCATCGTAGGAATGGGGCATATAGCGAACAAACATATTGAGGCAATTGAAAAAGCGGAGAATGCAAATTTATTTGCCATTTGTGATACAAATCCAGCACGTTTGGACATGGACCTTCCAAATGTGAAAAAGTATACCGATCTTCAAAAAATGCTGGAAGAAAATCCGGAAATCCATGTAGTCAATATTTGTGTCCCTTCCGGCTTGCACGCCCGTTTGACGAAGATTGTGGCAGAAAACGGAAGACATATTATTGTAGAAAAGCCGATGTCATTAAAGCTTCAGGATGCTGAAGATATGATTCAATACGCGAATGACCACGGTGTGAAGCTAGCTGTCGTTCATCCAAACCGTTTCAGACCAGCGATTCAGAAATTAAGAGAGCAAATGGATGCAGGTGCCTTCGGGAAACTAAGCCATGCGAATGCAACCGTACGCTGGAATCGCAATCAAGCTTATTATGATCAAGCTGAATGGAGAGGAACGAAGGAGTTTGATGGCGGTGTTCTAATGAATCAGGCTATTCATGATCTTGATTTAATGCTTTGGCTAATGGGCCCTGTTGAATCTGTTCAGGCTATGGCAGCAACCCGTCTGCGAAAAATTGAGACAGAGGATGTAGCCGCAGCTGTCGTCCAATTCAAAAATGGCGCATTAGGTGTCATTGAAGCCGCTACGACTATTTATCCGAAGAACCTGGAAGAGTCCATTGCGATTTTCGGTGAAACCGCATCTGTGAAAATTAGCGGACGAAATGCTAATTTCATTGAAACATGGGACATCGAGGGAGTATCTGAAGAAGAAGCGGATAGAATAAAAAATGAAATTAAAGCAGATCCATTTGGGAAGCCAGGGCATCAATGCATCATCGAAGATATGGTGGTGGCTGTGCAAGAAAACCGTAATCCAATTGTAACTGGCGAAGACGGTCTCGCTCCTGTAAAATTAATACTGGCCATTTTAGAATCAGCCGAAACAGGGAAAAAAGTCGTTCTATAA